A stretch of Candidatus Dadabacteria bacterium DNA encodes these proteins:
- a CDS encoding scavenger receptor cysteine-rich domain-containing protein, translating to MKTALLGKLGNRLGNRGNHLIRIGSKAARALDVSRVFVVAAGFLFGLWLMGAPAEVNTQETVSDGDLRLVDITTGEVVSLIVTPAPSGRLEIFDDPDGDGAGEWKGICDDGLETLGREEDNNIRVVGRQEAEVACRQLGFSGGTPLTKLAVPDDAAGDGEAPLEYYLLDDLECSGSEARIFGEDKCKHLQRGENNCGADEAFGVACEAATSNNDAVGQIAVRGTETKTGVTVAADHSGITDEDGKPAEEGSFAYQWIRVDVAYNETEIPSATSSTYVFQSIDEENWVKVRIRFTDDEDNSEEVTSFEVGPIYPDLPDGSLRLISTTDTSTGETSGSSSGMLEIFDNETKQWKGICDDGWGTEEAEVACRQLGLSGGTAETNIIRIGLPPLLFLLDDVDCGGTETMLFECGHAGFGVSDCTSWEYAGVTCEAVSDSQ from the coding sequence ATGAAAACAGCACTCTTGGGAAAACTTGGAAATCGCCTCGGAAACAGGGGTAATCACTTGATACGCATTGGAAGCAAGGCCGCTAGGGCCCTGGATGTGTCACGCGTTTTCGTTGTGGCCGCGGGATTTCTGTTTGGGCTTTGGCTGATGGGTGCACCCGCAGAGGTAAACACTCAGGAAACTGTTTCTGATGGCGACCTCCGGTTGGTGGATATAACTACCGGCGAGGTAGTGAGCCTCATTGTAACTCCGGCACCTTCGGGCAGGCTTGAAATATTCGATGATCCAGACGGCGACGGTGCCGGCGAATGGAAGGGCATATGCGATGATGGGTTGGAGACTCTGGGAAGAGAAGAGGACAACAATATCCGGGTAGTCGGCAGGCAGGAGGCCGAGGTCGCTTGTCGCCAGCTTGGTTTCTCTGGGGGAACTCCGCTTACCAAGCTTGCGGTGCCGGATGACGCTGCGGGAGATGGCGAGGCTCCGTTAGAGTATTACTTGCTTGACGATCTTGAATGTTCGGGATCTGAAGCAAGGATATTTGGCGAGGACAAGTGCAAGCATTTGCAGCGCGGAGAGAACAACTGCGGTGCCGATGAGGCTTTCGGTGTTGCCTGCGAAGCCGCGACTTCGAACAACGACGCCGTCGGGCAGATTGCGGTCAGGGGTACCGAAACGAAAACCGGGGTTACGGTGGCTGCGGATCACTCCGGTATAACTGACGAGGACGGCAAGCCGGCGGAGGAGGGTTCCTTTGCCTATCAGTGGATTAGGGTTGATGTTGCTTACAACGAGACTGAAATTCCAAGTGCGACGAGTTCCACCTATGTTTTCCAGTCCATAGATGAAGAGAACTGGGTCAAAGTGAGAATCAGATTCACCGATGACGAGGACAATTCGGAGGAAGTTACAAGCTTTGAGGTAGGGCCGATTTACCCTGATCTGCCCGACGGTAGCCTGCGATTGATCTCCACCACCGATACGAGTACAGGTGAAACTTCGGGTTCCAGCTCGGGGATGCTTGAAATATTTGATAATGAGACAAAGCAGTGGAAGGGGATATGTGATGACGGGTGGGGCACAGAAGAGGCAGAAGTCGCGTGTAGGCAGTTAGGCTTGTCCGGAGGCACCGCGGAGACGAATATAATCCGGATAGGATTGCCTCCGCTTCTTTTCCTGCTTGATGATGTAGACTGTGGCGGTACCGAAACCATGCTGTTTGAGTGCGGGCATGCGGGATTTGGAGTCAGCGACTGCACTTCATGGGAATACGCGGGCGTCACTTGCGAGGCTGTTTCTGACTCTCAGTAA
- a CDS encoding AAA family ATPase produces MPRNSLKGLNSSQIEAVTHGEGPLLVLAGPGSGKTRVIAHRIAYLINDLSVSLGEILAVTFTNKAAAEMKKRAEELAGEWTSGIWIGTFHSICLRILKMEVDFLEDYTKDFVVYDQDDQLGLLKSCMKELDYGESLFSPKGVLSEFDAVENRGDVSFRDDFYGRALRELYDFYKDELVKRNAMTFNDLLLQANRLLSENEGVRVRYQDRFSHVLVDEYQDTNVSQYRFAKILSQRHRNLFVVGDDSQSIYGWRGADINNILNFERDFPGARVVKLERNYRSTSTILGIANSVIKKNLGRKGKNLWTENPAGEKVVVFKAGDNSDEARFVAERVSHLVESGNFTWGDVAVFYRANFQSRVIEEGLSAQRIAYRIVSGVGFYQRAEIKDIIAYLRLIQNPRDNVSFERIVNVPPRKIGEVTLRKLREISGIGGFALMDAIEYCQKQELLSGQALRALSRFLDMIREFGSVAQDQPAAKVISTLLERTGYLDYLGKEHHRMENVKELLNAAEGLGEMTLSDFLDLVLLATDEDRGDSGGEKVSLMTIHAAKGLEFPVVFVVGVNEGLLPHQRSMDSLEGLEEERRLFYVAVTRAKRLLHVSYASSRATSGGVYGARRSLFLDDLPPEYVVYESRRKDFSGSESDSYSDLPPEKPSREPEDADCSLRPGQKVTHTIFGPGVVKRIDGKGNEAVVTVVFSVSGVKKILASYLTA; encoded by the coding sequence GTGCCAAGAAATTCTCTTAAAGGACTTAATTCTTCCCAGATCGAGGCCGTAACCCACGGAGAAGGTCCGCTGCTTGTGCTTGCGGGCCCAGGTTCTGGGAAAACCAGGGTAATAGCCCACCGCATTGCCTACCTGATAAATGACCTATCTGTTTCTCTCGGAGAGATTCTGGCCGTGACTTTTACCAACAAGGCGGCTGCGGAAATGAAAAAAAGAGCAGAAGAACTGGCAGGTGAGTGGACAAGCGGCATTTGGATCGGCACCTTCCACTCGATTTGTCTTCGGATTCTCAAGATGGAAGTGGATTTTCTTGAGGACTACACAAAGGATTTTGTTGTCTACGATCAGGACGATCAGCTGGGCCTGCTAAAAAGCTGCATGAAAGAGCTTGACTACGGAGAGAGCCTTTTTTCGCCCAAGGGTGTACTTTCCGAGTTTGACGCCGTTGAGAACAGAGGGGACGTATCTTTCAGGGACGATTTTTACGGCCGCGCACTCAGGGAGCTTTATGATTTTTACAAAGATGAGTTAGTGAAGCGAAACGCCATGACGTTTAACGACCTGCTTCTTCAGGCAAACAGGCTTCTTTCTGAAAACGAGGGGGTTCGCGTTCGTTATCAGGACAGATTCTCTCATGTGCTTGTAGACGAATACCAGGATACAAATGTTTCCCAGTACCGCTTCGCCAAGATTCTCTCGCAGCGCCACAGGAATCTTTTCGTGGTGGGTGATGACAGCCAGTCGATTTACGGATGGAGAGGAGCCGACATAAACAATATTCTCAATTTTGAAAGAGACTTTCCCGGGGCGAGAGTCGTTAAGCTTGAGCGCAATTACCGCTCGACCTCCACAATACTCGGCATCGCGAACTCGGTGATAAAGAAAAATCTGGGGAGAAAGGGAAAAAACCTCTGGACCGAAAATCCTGCGGGAGAAAAAGTGGTGGTTTTCAAGGCCGGCGACAATTCAGACGAAGCACGCTTTGTTGCGGAGCGGGTTTCGCATCTGGTCGAGTCCGGGAATTTCACCTGGGGTGATGTGGCGGTTTTTTACAGGGCCAACTTTCAGTCAAGGGTTATTGAGGAGGGTCTCAGCGCACAGAGAATTGCCTACAGGATCGTGTCTGGGGTCGGCTTTTATCAAAGGGCTGAGATAAAAGATATAATCGCTTACCTGCGGCTGATTCAAAACCCGAGGGATAATGTCAGCTTTGAGCGAATAGTCAACGTTCCGCCGAGAAAAATAGGGGAAGTTACGCTTCGGAAATTGCGCGAGATCTCAGGAATCGGCGGATTCGCTCTTATGGACGCGATTGAATACTGCCAGAAGCAGGAACTTCTGTCTGGACAGGCTCTGCGTGCACTCTCCCGATTTCTCGACATGATAAGGGAGTTTGGTTCGGTGGCGCAAGACCAGCCTGCGGCAAAAGTGATCAGTACTCTTCTGGAGCGTACCGGTTATCTGGATTACTTGGGAAAAGAGCATCACAGGATGGAGAACGTAAAGGAGCTCTTGAACGCGGCCGAGGGCTTGGGGGAAATGACCCTTTCTGATTTTCTCGACCTAGTGTTGCTCGCTACGGATGAGGACAGGGGTGATTCTGGAGGGGAGAAGGTTTCTCTCATGACAATCCATGCGGCCAAAGGGCTTGAGTTTCCCGTGGTGTTCGTGGTCGGGGTAAACGAGGGCCTGCTTCCTCACCAGAGATCCATGGACAGCTTGGAAGGGCTTGAGGAGGAGAGAAGACTTTTTTATGTTGCGGTTACCCGCGCCAAGCGGTTGCTCCATGTCAGCTATGCTTCTTCGAGAGCCACTTCGGGCGGCGTGTACGGAGCCCGAAGATCACTCTTTCTGGATGATCTCCCGCCGGAGTATGTAGTCTACGAATCCCGCAGAAAAGATTTTTCCGGCAGCGAAAGCGATAGTTATTCCGATTTGCCTCCAGAAAAACCGTCGCGTGAGCCCGAAGATGCCGATTGTAGCTTAAGGCCCGGCCAGAAGGTTACCCACACGATTTTCGGCCCCGGGGTCGTTAAACGGATCGATGGAAAGGGAAATGAGGCCGTGGTCACGGTTGTTTTTTCCGTATCCGGCGTGAAAAAAATCCTCGCGAGCTATCTTACCGCCTAG
- a CDS encoding YdiU family protein yields the protein MRKITDLRFENAYAELPPEFYQKKDPLPFQKPHMVAFNGNLATELGVDPSEGQNPLAAEYLCGKRSLAGADPLAMYYAGWQFGVYNPHLGDGRALLLGQIIDERGRRWDLHLKGCGATRFSRGFDGRATLKSSIREYLGSEALHHLGIPSTRALCIVGSTEKIERETKEPAAMMLRVAETHVRFGSFEGFYHLGQEENIRILADYVIARHYPEIPRRTKEGYGLFLRAVAERTASTIAKWQAFGFTHGVMNTDNMSITGLTLDYGPYGFLEMFDRDYVPNHSDHFGRYSYANQPAIARWNLEKFVKCLDALVDEKQAQNAIEAYNKTFSATYRDLMLRKFGFEEEKKESLRFIEKTLGMLAESDTDYHIFLRNISDVGCDGSFGENPWLKELSETSEKWRQWFSEYAGELRENSLPDHERKELMDSVNPKYVLRNYLMETAIKEALEQENYSEIEKVRKIFENPFSDQPEHESYAAPSPEWAKDLVVSCLS from the coding sequence ATGAGGAAAATAACAGATCTTCGCTTTGAAAACGCCTACGCGGAACTACCACCCGAGTTCTACCAAAAAAAAGACCCGCTTCCCTTCCAAAAACCCCACATGGTGGCGTTTAACGGGAACCTAGCAACGGAGTTGGGCGTAGATCCCAGCGAAGGGCAAAACCCCCTTGCGGCCGAGTACCTCTGCGGGAAAAGGTCTCTTGCGGGCGCAGACCCTCTGGCAATGTATTATGCTGGATGGCAGTTCGGCGTCTACAACCCGCACCTTGGAGACGGAAGAGCTCTTCTGCTCGGGCAGATAATCGACGAGCGCGGCCGCAGATGGGATCTTCACCTCAAGGGATGCGGCGCGACCAGATTCTCAAGAGGCTTTGACGGAAGAGCCACGCTCAAGTCCTCCATAAGGGAATACCTGGGAAGCGAGGCTCTCCATCATCTGGGAATTCCCTCCACAAGGGCGCTTTGCATAGTGGGGAGCACGGAGAAAATCGAGAGGGAAACCAAAGAGCCCGCAGCGATGATGCTCCGGGTGGCGGAGACTCACGTGCGCTTCGGTTCGTTCGAAGGCTTTTATCACTTGGGACAGGAGGAAAACATCCGGATACTCGCGGATTACGTAATCGCCCGCCACTACCCCGAAATCCCTCGCCGGACAAAAGAAGGCTACGGGCTTTTTCTTCGTGCCGTTGCCGAGAGAACAGCGTCCACGATCGCAAAGTGGCAGGCTTTCGGCTTCACACACGGAGTAATGAACACCGACAACATGTCTATAACGGGCCTCACTCTCGATTACGGACCGTATGGATTTTTGGAGATGTTTGACAGGGACTATGTACCGAACCACTCGGACCATTTCGGCAGGTACAGCTACGCAAACCAGCCCGCGATCGCGCGGTGGAACCTCGAGAAATTCGTAAAATGTCTTGACGCTCTGGTGGATGAAAAGCAGGCCCAGAACGCGATTGAGGCCTACAACAAGACGTTTTCTGCAACCTACAGGGATCTCATGCTGCGCAAGTTCGGTTTTGAAGAAGAAAAAAAGGAATCTCTGCGATTCATCGAAAAAACTCTAGGCATGCTCGCTGAATCCGATACGGACTACCATATCTTTCTTAGAAATATCTCGGACGTAGGGTGTGACGGCTCTTTCGGGGAAAATCCATGGCTAAAAGAACTCTCCGAAACATCCGAGAAGTGGCGGCAGTGGTTCTCTGAGTACGCCGGAGAGCTTCGGGAAAATTCGCTTCCCGACCACGAGAGAAAAGAGCTCATGGATTCAGTTAATCCCAAGTACGTCTTGAGAAACTATCTAATGGAAACCGCCATAAAGGAGGCTCTGGAGCAAGAAAACTACTCGGAGATAGAAAAAGTAAGGAAGATCTTTGAGAACCCCTTCTCGGATCAGCCGGAGCACGAAAGCTATGCGGCCCCCTCCCCAGAGTGGGCAAAGGACCTCGTAGTAAGTTGCCTCTCCTAG
- a CDS encoding metal-binding protein, with the protein MKYRKNKIKTEHSIIKGLRRFLEDNISDLDYVTGIIPGEIKVGRATGERLAVSYKYSTRSGAKLIARSGTSVQEVFIITNNPEELKTVIELSGK; encoded by the coding sequence ATGAAGTACAGAAAAAACAAGATAAAAACCGAACATTCGATAATAAAAGGACTACGGCGTTTTCTCGAGGACAACATCTCGGACCTTGACTACGTGACGGGAATCATTCCCGGGGAGATAAAGGTCGGCCGTGCCACCGGGGAGAGACTCGCGGTGAGCTACAAGTACAGCACCCGAAGCGGTGCCAAGCTCATAGCGAGAAGCGGCACCTCGGTGCAGGAGGTGTTCATCATCACGAACAACCCCGAGGAGCTGAAAACGGTTATAGAGCTTTCAGGCAAATGA
- the dnaE gene encoding DNA polymerase III subunit alpha, which translates to MADSFVHLHLHSQYSLLDGSIKFDELIERAESHSMPAVAVTDHGNLFGAYEFFEKAKAGGVKPIIGCELYVTPTLKLEKPSDGKNYHLTVLCMNEQGYRNLSRLVTKGYFEGFYRRPRVDHEMLAEHNEGLIVLSGCMSSELSQAIFKKDLKEQTKIASIYKEIFGDRYYLEVQAIALEEQRRINRGLRRIGERLGIKLAATNDCHFLTREDYKSHDALLCIQTGSMVADQKRMRFQSDDFYVKTREEMARDMEGFEDALEEAVRISERCDFEFKSDGYRFPEYVPPEGKSLDEFIREISGKNLERILRENEIPEEDHEAYRERLRSELDTICKMGFSAYFLVVSDFIFHAKKNDIPVGPGRGSAAGSLVAYALGITAMDPIRHNLIFERFLNPERVSMPDIDVDFCGEHRDELIRYVTEKYGADKVAQIGTFGTMSSKAVIKDVGRVMGLAYSEVDRLSKLVPSFRGKVFSIEEAVNRVKEIKERLSENKQLAEVVELARSLENMVRHSSTHAAGVVISNEPLADYIPLYKGSKNEIVTQFDMSSIEKLGYVKFDFLGLKTLTIIDKAVKYVRENEKEFDLDKVPLDDPKVYALLREGATMGIFQVESSGMKDLLARLRPTEFEDITAALALYRPGPLDSGMAEEFTRRKGGEKVDFPHPALQEILGETYGLFVYQEQIMQTASELAGFTMGEADLLRRAMGKKKSSEMRAQRKRFLTGAEKKGIEPKKAAELFDTLEKFAEYSFNKSHSAAYAMITYQTAYLKAHYPAEFMAAFMSVEANNMDKVISGITECRKLGIDVLQPDINRSSSGFTVSEGKIRFGFTAIKYVGDSLTEEIVSSREKDGEFESVFDFCARVDSRKLNRKAFESLIRGGAFDSLESNRARLFASCESLLGYNSIKQHTSANGQGMLFDLPNSVAAPTLAEREPWDNRIRIENELDVLGFFISSHPLQKYSSELEKYSLLHDAESIKQAKDGSEVRIAGVVRSIEIKNTKKGTSLIGYLTLEDLNGLTEAIVFNDTLQKSRVLLEQKVEPIIVKGRVEVSDEKIRLLASDISSLKEARTNSAVCISISSESASEQSILSLREILEKFPGGSTVIIDMKTDHSEAVLRVGNCKVDFGDELIENVEGLLGEGAVTLRESSFA; encoded by the coding sequence CCGCCGTCGCAGTCACCGATCACGGAAATCTCTTCGGCGCCTACGAGTTTTTCGAAAAAGCAAAAGCCGGGGGCGTAAAGCCCATAATAGGATGCGAGCTCTACGTAACCCCCACTCTCAAGCTTGAGAAGCCTTCTGACGGAAAAAACTACCACCTGACCGTGCTCTGCATGAACGAGCAGGGATACAGGAACCTCTCAAGGCTCGTAACTAAGGGATACTTCGAAGGTTTTTACCGCCGCCCGCGCGTTGACCACGAGATGCTGGCTGAGCACAACGAGGGACTCATAGTCCTCTCCGGGTGCATGAGCAGTGAACTTTCCCAGGCAATTTTCAAAAAGGACTTAAAGGAACAGACAAAAATCGCTTCGATCTACAAGGAGATATTCGGAGACCGCTACTATCTTGAAGTCCAGGCAATCGCTCTTGAGGAGCAGCGCAGGATCAACCGGGGTCTTCGAAGAATCGGCGAGCGCCTCGGCATAAAGCTCGCCGCTACCAACGACTGCCATTTTCTCACCAGGGAGGACTACAAGTCGCACGACGCACTTCTGTGCATCCAGACAGGGAGCATGGTGGCGGACCAGAAAAGAATGAGGTTCCAAAGCGATGACTTCTACGTTAAGACAAGGGAGGAAATGGCCCGTGACATGGAGGGCTTTGAGGACGCGCTTGAAGAGGCGGTGAGAATTTCTGAGCGCTGCGACTTCGAATTCAAAAGCGACGGGTACAGATTCCCCGAATACGTCCCTCCGGAGGGAAAGTCTCTTGACGAATTCATACGGGAGATCTCAGGCAAAAATCTCGAGAGAATACTCCGGGAAAACGAAATACCGGAAGAGGACCACGAGGCCTACCGGGAGCGTCTCCGCTCGGAGCTTGACACCATCTGCAAGATGGGATTCTCAGCGTATTTCCTCGTGGTTTCAGACTTCATATTCCACGCGAAGAAAAACGATATCCCGGTCGGCCCCGGTCGGGGAAGCGCAGCAGGGAGCCTAGTCGCCTACGCCCTAGGCATAACGGCTATGGATCCCATAAGGCATAACCTTATTTTTGAGAGGTTTCTTAATCCCGAGAGGGTAAGCATGCCGGATATAGACGTTGATTTCTGCGGGGAGCATCGGGATGAACTCATAAGATACGTGACGGAGAAATACGGGGCGGACAAGGTGGCCCAGATTGGCACCTTCGGAACCATGTCCTCAAAAGCCGTGATAAAAGACGTGGGGAGAGTCATGGGACTTGCGTACTCCGAAGTCGACCGGCTCTCGAAACTGGTTCCCTCTTTCCGGGGAAAGGTGTTCAGCATAGAGGAGGCCGTAAACAGGGTAAAGGAAATAAAAGAGCGCCTCTCCGAGAACAAGCAGCTTGCCGAAGTGGTGGAGCTGGCGAGATCGCTTGAGAACATGGTGCGCCATTCCTCTACCCACGCCGCGGGAGTCGTGATATCGAACGAACCGCTTGCCGATTACATCCCCCTTTACAAGGGGAGCAAAAACGAGATCGTGACCCAGTTCGACATGAGTTCTATAGAGAAGCTGGGGTACGTGAAATTCGATTTCCTCGGACTAAAGACCCTTACCATAATCGACAAGGCGGTAAAGTACGTCCGGGAGAATGAAAAAGAATTTGATCTGGACAAGGTTCCCCTTGACGACCCGAAGGTCTACGCTCTGCTGCGCGAAGGCGCGACCATGGGAATATTTCAGGTTGAATCATCGGGAATGAAAGACCTTCTCGCCAGACTTCGGCCCACGGAGTTCGAGGACATAACGGCCGCTCTGGCGCTTTACCGTCCCGGTCCTCTTGACAGCGGCATGGCGGAAGAATTCACCCGGAGAAAAGGCGGGGAAAAGGTGGATTTCCCTCACCCGGCGCTCCAGGAAATACTGGGAGAGACCTATGGCCTTTTCGTTTACCAGGAACAGATAATGCAGACGGCAAGCGAGCTCGCGGGCTTTACCATGGGAGAAGCGGATCTTCTTCGAAGGGCCATGGGCAAAAAGAAATCAAGCGAAATGAGAGCCCAGCGCAAAAGGTTTCTCACGGGAGCAGAGAAAAAAGGCATCGAGCCTAAAAAAGCCGCCGAGCTTTTCGACACCTTGGAAAAATTCGCCGAGTACTCCTTCAATAAGAGCCACAGCGCCGCCTACGCCATGATCACCTACCAGACAGCCTATCTAAAGGCACACTACCCGGCCGAATTCATGGCCGCTTTCATGTCCGTAGAGGCTAATAACATGGACAAGGTGATCTCCGGCATAACAGAATGCAGAAAACTCGGAATCGACGTGCTGCAGCCCGACATAAACCGAAGCTCCTCGGGATTTACGGTTTCGGAAGGAAAAATACGGTTCGGGTTCACAGCGATCAAATACGTCGGCGACAGCCTGACAGAGGAAATAGTCAGCAGCAGGGAAAAAGACGGGGAATTCGAATCCGTCTTTGACTTCTGCGCCAGAGTGGATTCGAGAAAACTTAACAGAAAGGCATTTGAAAGCCTGATAAGAGGAGGAGCGTTCGATTCCCTCGAATCCAACAGGGCACGGCTGTTTGCTTCCTGCGAGTCCCTGCTGGGCTACAACTCCATAAAGCAACACACCTCGGCAAACGGACAGGGAATGCTGTTTGACCTTCCAAATTCCGTGGCAGCCCCGACGCTTGCGGAAAGAGAACCATGGGACAACCGCATCAGGATCGAGAACGAACTTGATGTGCTCGGGTTTTTCATATCCTCCCACCCTCTCCAAAAGTATTCTTCCGAGCTTGAAAAATACAGTCTCCTTCACGATGCAGAATCCATAAAGCAGGCAAAAGACGGCTCGGAAGTGAGAATAGCCGGTGTGGTGAGATCAATCGAGATCAAAAACACCAAAAAGGGAACCAGCCTTATCGGTTACCTGACCCTTGAAGATCTAAACGGCCTAACCGAAGCAATCGTTTTTAACGACACCCTTCAGAAGTCGCGGGTGCTCCTGGAGCAGAAGGTCGAGCCGATAATAGTCAAGGGAAGGGTTGAAGTCTCGGATGAGAAGATACGCCTTCTGGCAAGCGATATTTCCTCGCTCAAGGAAGCCAGAACTAACTCCGCGGTCTGCATAAGCATCTCTTCTGAATCCGCTAGCGAACAGAGCATTCTCAGCCTGAGAGAGATACTCGAGAAATTCCCGGGAGGCTCAACCGTGATAATAGATATGAAAACCGACCACTCAGAGGCCGTCTTGAGAGTCGGAAACTGCAAGGTTGACTTCGGGGATGAGCTTATAGAAAACGTGGAGGGGCTACTCGGGGAAGGCGCAGTGACTCTCAGGGAAAGCTCATTTGCCTGA